A DNA window from Deltaproteobacteria bacterium contains the following coding sequences:
- a CDS encoding tetratricopeptide repeat protein has translation MRPTSSSRSRASGSSMTRTGRKENGPEPDFEEGRRLLEAGKLDKAYRALRRAYGADGSNPEYMSYFGLAAALRTGELGLAMELCTDAIKRDCRRADFYLNLGKVYMAAGNKKGALKALKRGLDLAPDNRELYDLLVKLGAREPPIIPFLKWSNPINVRLGVLFRRTIPDLFRERGPRHLEKEGGKGTDKDGL, from the coding sequence CAAGGGCCTCAGGATCATCCATGACACGAACAGGCCGGAAAGAAAACGGGCCGGAGCCGGACTTTGAGGAGGGCAGGCGTCTGCTCGAAGCCGGCAAGCTGGACAAGGCCTACCGGGCCCTGAGGCGGGCCTACGGCGCCGACGGCTCGAACCCCGAATACATGTCCTACTTCGGTCTCGCGGCGGCGCTGAGAACGGGCGAGCTGGGACTCGCCATGGAGCTGTGCACCGACGCCATAAAGAGGGACTGCCGCCGCGCCGACTTCTACCTGAACCTCGGCAAGGTCTACATGGCGGCGGGCAACAAGAAGGGCGCCCTCAAGGCCCTCAAACGGGGACTGGACCTCGCCCCCGACAACAGGGAACTCTACGACCTGCTCGTCAAACTGGGCGCCAGGGAGCCTCCCATAATCCCTTTCCTCAAGTGGTCCAACCCCATAAACGTCCGCCTCGGCGTCCTCTTCAGACGCACCATACCGGACCTCTTCAGGGAGCGGGGACCGAGACACCTCGAAAAGGAGGGCGGAAAGGGAACGGACAAGGACGGCCTTTAG